In Ferribacterium limneticum, a genomic segment contains:
- the argC gene encoding N-acetyl-gamma-glutamyl-phosphate reductase, whose product MTYKVFVDGQEGTTGLQINEYLAKRSDVVLLKIDADKRKDLAERKRLINESDVTFLCLPDEAAKESVTLVDNPNTCIIDASTAHRVNPAWTFGLPELAPEQRAKIRASKRIANPGCHASAFILALRPLVAAGLLPAATQIAANSITGYSGGGKSMIAQYQSPERIDAPRPYGLTLAHKHLPEMQAYTGLTVAPIFQPIVGPFYKGLAVTAYIHPQQFTRQATPADVQKIIADYYAGEPFIRVLPVDLEATTDGGFYNVEANNDTNRVDIAVFGNDERMLLIARLDNLGKGASGAAVQAMNVHLGVEESLGLI is encoded by the coding sequence ATGACCTATAAAGTTTTTGTCGACGGCCAGGAAGGCACGACCGGCCTGCAGATCAACGAGTACCTCGCCAAGCGCAGCGATGTCGTGCTGCTCAAGATCGACGCTGACAAGCGCAAGGATCTGGCCGAACGCAAGCGGCTGATCAACGAATCCGACGTTACTTTCCTTTGTCTGCCTGACGAGGCGGCCAAGGAATCGGTGACGCTGGTCGACAACCCGAATACCTGCATCATCGACGCCTCGACGGCGCATCGCGTCAATCCTGCATGGACCTTCGGACTGCCTGAACTGGCGCCGGAGCAACGGGCGAAAATCCGCGCCAGCAAGCGCATCGCCAACCCCGGCTGCCACGCCAGCGCCTTCATCCTGGCCCTGCGCCCGCTCGTCGCCGCCGGCCTGCTGCCGGCCGCCACGCAGATCGCGGCCAATTCCATCACCGGTTATTCCGGTGGTGGCAAGTCGATGATCGCCCAGTACCAGAGCCCGGAACGTATCGATGCTCCCCGCCCCTACGGCCTTACCCTGGCCCACAAGCATCTGCCGGAAATGCAGGCATATACCGGGTTGACCGTGGCACCGATCTTCCAGCCTATCGTCGGGCCGTTCTACAAGGGTCTGGCCGTCACCGCCTATATCCACCCGCAGCAATTCACGCGCCAGGCAACGCCGGCTGATGTGCAGAAGATCATCGCCGACTACTACGCTGGCGAGCCGTTCATCCGCGTCCTGCCGGTCGATCTTGAAGCGACCACCGACGGCGGTTTCTACAACGTCGAAGCCAACAACGACACCAACCGCGTCGATATCGCTGTCTTCGGCAACGATGAGCGCATGCTGCTCATCGCCCGCCTTGACAACCTCGGCAAGGGCGCCTCGGGTGCCGCTGTACAGGCGATGAACGTGCACTTGGGCGTTGAGGAAAGCCTCGGGCTGATCTGA
- a CDS encoding DUF1330 domain-containing protein produces the protein MNVVIGHITVKDAEKWASYRSQVPATLAPWQAELVFRGEKLAVFGGEHRHSDTVVIRFPNAEAADGWFNSAAYQALIPLRTEAAEVDLISFNEAGA, from the coding sequence ATGAACGTCGTGATCGGTCACATCACCGTCAAGGATGCCGAAAAATGGGCCAGCTACCGCAGTCAGGTGCCGGCGACATTGGCCCCGTGGCAGGCCGAACTGGTTTTTCGCGGCGAGAAGCTGGCCGTATTCGGCGGCGAGCATCGCCACAGCGATACGGTCGTCATCCGCTTTCCGAATGCCGAAGCGGCCGACGGCTGGTTCAACTCGGCGGCCTACCAGGCGCTGATCCCGCTGCGCACGGAAGCGGCCGAGGTCGATCTGATCAGTTTCAACGAAGCAGGCGCGTAG
- a CDS encoding type IV pili methyl-accepting chemotaxis transducer N-terminal domain-containing protein — protein sequence MLPFKVARQAIRVVFLILACSLLTLSHGALAAGKEGGTGLVAGDIVSAGRLRMQSQRLAKLYQQAGMGLNAAQAMQQIKVSASEIDSEFGRLDASVKKPNVRRVLTRCDALWQEMRTALKLAPGPVSTERINQLADELMIHTGKLSMLIEAEGETPVGRLIDLSSRLNMLSQRLARLYLLAQGGNLSQGVAVDIEQARKEFSTGLSELDTARENSAASRDAIGLAKNQWIFFESAINRLRVADRGDGKAVQNVATSSERIAQVLDLASSQYARDYSEATRLLR from the coding sequence ATGCTGCCATTCAAAGTCGCTCGCCAGGCCATTCGCGTGGTTTTCCTGATCCTTGCTTGTTCGCTCCTGACATTGTCACACGGTGCATTGGCTGCCGGAAAGGAGGGTGGGACCGGGCTGGTTGCCGGTGATATCGTCAGCGCCGGTCGCCTGCGCATGCAGTCGCAACGCCTGGCCAAACTCTACCAGCAGGCCGGCATGGGCTTGAATGCGGCGCAGGCGATGCAGCAGATCAAGGTTTCGGCGAGCGAGATCGATAGCGAATTCGGTCGCCTTGATGCTTCTGTGAAGAAGCCAAATGTGCGGCGGGTGCTGACGCGTTGCGATGCGCTCTGGCAGGAAATGCGTACAGCCTTGAAACTGGCGCCCGGCCCGGTCAGTACCGAGCGGATCAATCAACTGGCCGACGAACTGATGATCCATACCGGCAAGCTGAGCATGCTCATCGAAGCTGAAGGCGAAACGCCGGTCGGTCGCCTGATTGACCTCTCCTCGCGCCTCAACATGCTGTCGCAGCGTCTGGCCAGGCTCTACCTGCTGGCTCAGGGTGGCAATCTCTCGCAAGGGGTGGCGGTAGACATCGAGCAGGCGCGCAAGGAGTTTTCGACCGGCCTCAGCGAACTCGATACGGCCCGCGAAAACTCGGCAGCCAGCCGCGACGCGATCGGCCTGGCCAAAAATCAATGGATATTTTTCGAGAGCGCCATCAACCGGCTACGCGTTGCTGATCGCGGCGACGGCAAGGCCGTGCAGAACGTCGCGACGAGCAGCGAACGGATCGCCCAGGTGCTCGACCTTGCCAGTTCGCAATACGCCCGGGATTACAGCGAAGCTACGCGCCTGCTTCGTTGA
- a CDS encoding B12-binding domain-containing radical SAM protein: protein MTAAPPRILSIIPPMTQLNTPYPATAYLTGFLRSRGFHAEQTDLALALVLELLSPAGLPKIKAAAEAIPGKKRSNTIKIFLNEFERYQASIGPAVALLQGRDGSIAHRICTRAFLPEGPRFASLDNYLDEDGGDPLAWAFGSLGVQDRARHLATLYLNDLADVLREAVDTRFEFVRYAESLAQSQASFNPLATALAAPPTLVDTTLQNLAKFPVDRSNPDIVLISVPFPGSVYAAFRIAQTIKAYRPNIITVLGGGYVNTELRELAEPRVFDYFDYVTLDDGEKPLLALFEHLAGQRPRLNLVRTFTRVDGSVRYFNASEPDIPFEEVGTPTWDGLPLDRYLSLLDMLNPMHRLWSDGHWNKLTVAHGCYWKKCSFCDVSLDYIGRYDAASAKVLVDRIEQIIAETGHTGFHLVDEAAPPKALRALAEELQRRNLAISWWGNIRFEKSFTPELCLQLADSGCIAISGGLEVASDRLLELMKKGVSVDQVARVTRAFTDAGVLVHAYLMYGFPTQTVQDTVDALEYVRQLFAEGCIQSGFFHRFTCTVHSPVGQNPAEYGIKLQPLPPGKFGKNDVHFIDPTGVDHDRLGKALNKALYNYMHGICLDQDVRSWFDEKVPKSRVARNFIARALQTPR, encoded by the coding sequence ATGACTGCTGCCCCCCCCCGCATCCTGAGCATCATCCCGCCGATGACCCAGCTCAACACGCCCTACCCGGCGACCGCCTACCTGACCGGTTTCCTGCGTTCGCGCGGCTTTCATGCCGAGCAGACCGACCTGGCCCTGGCGCTCGTGCTGGAACTGCTCTCGCCGGCCGGCCTGCCGAAGATCAAGGCGGCGGCGGAAGCGATCCCCGGCAAGAAGCGTTCGAATACGATCAAGATTTTCCTCAACGAGTTCGAGCGCTACCAAGCCAGCATCGGCCCCGCCGTCGCACTGCTGCAGGGTCGTGACGGCTCGATTGCCCACCGCATCTGCACCCGCGCCTTCCTGCCTGAGGGGCCGCGCTTCGCTTCGCTCGACAACTATCTCGATGAAGACGGCGGCGACCCGCTGGCCTGGGCTTTCGGCTCGCTCGGCGTGCAGGACCGGGCACGGCATCTGGCCACGCTCTACCTCAACGACCTTGCCGACGTGCTGCGCGAGGCGGTCGACACCCGCTTCGAATTCGTCCGCTACGCCGAATCGCTGGCCCAGAGCCAGGCCAGCTTCAATCCGCTGGCCACGGCGCTGGCCGCACCGCCGACCCTGGTCGATACGACACTTCAAAATTTGGCAAAATTTCCGGTTGACCGTAGCAATCCGGACATCGTGCTCATTTCCGTGCCCTTCCCCGGCTCGGTCTATGCCGCCTTCCGCATCGCCCAGACGATCAAGGCTTACCGGCCAAACATCATCACCGTACTCGGCGGCGGCTACGTCAATACCGAGTTGCGCGAACTGGCCGAGCCGCGCGTTTTCGATTACTTCGACTACGTCACGCTCGACGATGGCGAAAAACCGTTGCTCGCGCTATTCGAACACCTCGCCGGTCAGCGCCCGCGTCTCAACCTCGTCCGCACCTTTACCCGCGTCGATGGCTCCGTGCGCTACTTCAATGCCAGCGAGCCGGACATTCCCTTCGAGGAAGTCGGCACGCCGACCTGGGACGGCCTGCCGCTCGACCGCTACCTGTCGCTGCTCGACATGCTCAATCCCATGCACCGGCTGTGGTCCGACGGCCACTGGAACAAGCTGACCGTCGCCCACGGCTGCTACTGGAAAAAATGCAGCTTCTGCGACGTCAGCCTCGACTACATCGGCCGCTACGACGCCGCCAGCGCCAAGGTTCTGGTCGACCGCATCGAACAGATCATCGCCGAAACCGGCCACACCGGCTTTCATCTCGTCGACGAAGCCGCCCCGCCGAAAGCCCTGCGCGCCCTGGCAGAAGAACTCCAGCGACGCAACCTGGCCATCTCATGGTGGGGCAACATCCGCTTCGAAAAATCCTTCACGCCCGAACTCTGCCTGCAACTCGCCGACAGCGGCTGCATCGCCATTTCCGGCGGGCTGGAAGTCGCCTCCGACCGCCTGCTCGAATTGATGAAAAAAGGCGTCTCGGTCGATCAGGTCGCCCGCGTCACGCGCGCCTTCACGGATGCCGGCGTGCTTGTCCATGCTTATTTGATGTACGGCTTCCCGACGCAAACCGTGCAGGACACGGTCGATGCCCTCGAATACGTCCGCCAGCTATTCGCCGAAGGTTGCATCCAGTCCGGCTTTTTCCACCGCTTTACGTGCACCGTGCATTCCCCCGTCGGACAGAACCCGGCCGAATACGGCATCAAGCTGCAACCGCTACCGCCCGGCAAGTTCGGCAAAAACGACGTGCATTTCATCGACCCCACCGGCGTCGATCACGACCGCCTCGGCAAGGCGCTCAACAAGGCGCTCTACAACTACATGCACGGCATTTGCCTCGACCAGGATGTGCGTAGCTGGTTCGACGAAAAAGTACCGAAGTCCCGCGTCGCCCGAAACTTCATCGCCCGGGCTTTGCAGACTCCTCGTTAA
- the kdpF gene encoding K(+)-transporting ATPase subunit F: MTWLFILSGAVAVGLLVYLIAALINPENFS, encoded by the coding sequence ATGACCTGGCTTTTCATTCTTAGCGGCGCCGTCGCCGTTGGCCTGCTGGTCTATCTGATCGCCGCGCTGATCAACCCGGAGAACTTCTCATGA
- the kdpA gene encoding potassium-transporting ATPase subunit KdpA has product MSNHAWILLGFFLVVLLLTVKPMGTYIANVMEGRFRFAGKIESPIYRLCGIRQDEEMGWLKYAFAILLFNVLGALAVYALQRLQADLPLNPQAFANVSPDSAFNTAISFATNTNWQGYGGEATMSYLTQMLALAVQNFLSAATGIVVVIALIRGFARHTAKTVGNAWVDLTRITLHILLPISIVYAVFLTSQGVIQNFDAYKDVTTLEVTSFETPKVDDAGQPLKDEKGAVVTEPVQTQTQTLAMGPIASQEAIKMLGTNGGGFLNANSAHPFENPTPLTNFIQMLSIFLIPAALCFTFGRMVGDTRQGWAVLAAMTLMFVALAYAAMHFEQQANPLLTQLGVDASTGNMEGKETRFGIAESGLFATITTLASCGAVNSMHDSFTPLGGLVPLIDMQLGEVVFGGVGTGLYGMLVFAIMAVFIAGLMIGRTPEYLGKKIEAFEMKMVSIAILVTPLLVLVGTAIAVMLADGRAGIANPGAHGFSEILYAFTSAANNNGSAFAGLSANTPFYNVMLGIAMWFGRFGVIVPVLAIAGSLAAKKRIAVGAGTLPTHGPLFVTLLIGTVLLVGLLNYVPALALGPVIEHLVLSAAH; this is encoded by the coding sequence ATGAGCAATCATGCCTGGATACTTCTCGGATTTTTTCTGGTCGTCCTGTTGCTTACCGTCAAACCCATGGGGACTTACATCGCCAACGTGATGGAAGGTCGCTTCCGTTTCGCCGGCAAGATCGAAAGTCCGATCTATCGCCTGTGCGGCATCCGCCAGGACGAGGAAATGGGCTGGCTGAAATACGCTTTCGCCATCCTGCTGTTCAATGTCCTCGGCGCCCTGGCCGTCTATGCCTTGCAGCGCCTGCAGGCCGATCTGCCGCTCAATCCGCAGGCTTTCGCCAATGTCAGCCCGGACTCTGCCTTCAATACGGCGATCAGCTTTGCCACCAACACCAACTGGCAAGGTTACGGCGGCGAGGCGACGATGAGCTACCTGACCCAGATGCTGGCGCTGGCCGTGCAGAATTTCCTGTCGGCGGCGACCGGCATCGTCGTCGTCATCGCCCTGATCCGCGGCTTTGCCCGCCATACGGCGAAGACCGTCGGCAACGCCTGGGTCGACCTGACGCGCATCACGCTGCATATCCTGCTGCCGATTTCCATCGTCTACGCGGTCTTCCTGACCAGCCAGGGCGTCATCCAGAATTTCGACGCCTACAAGGATGTGACGACCCTGGAAGTGACCAGTTTCGAGACACCGAAAGTCGACGATGCCGGCCAGCCGCTCAAGGATGAAAAGGGCGCTGTCGTCACCGAACCGGTGCAGACGCAAACCCAGACGCTGGCCATGGGCCCGATCGCCTCGCAGGAAGCGATCAAGATGCTGGGTACCAACGGTGGAGGTTTCCTCAACGCCAACTCGGCGCATCCCTTTGAAAACCCGACGCCGCTGACCAACTTCATCCAGATGCTGTCGATCTTCCTGATTCCGGCTGCGCTGTGCTTCACCTTCGGCCGCATGGTCGGCGACACCCGCCAGGGCTGGGCCGTGCTCGCGGCGATGACCCTGATGTTCGTTGCCCTGGCCTATGCTGCCATGCACTTCGAACAGCAGGCCAATCCGTTACTCACCCAGCTGGGCGTCGATGCGTCCACCGGCAACATGGAAGGGAAGGAAACCCGCTTCGGCATCGCCGAATCCGGCCTGTTCGCCACCATTACGACGCTGGCTTCCTGTGGTGCGGTCAATTCGATGCACGATTCGTTCACACCGCTCGGCGGTCTGGTTCCGCTGATCGACATGCAACTCGGCGAAGTCGTGTTCGGCGGCGTTGGCACTGGCCTCTACGGCATGCTCGTCTTTGCCATCATGGCCGTCTTCATCGCCGGCCTGATGATCGGTCGCACGCCTGAATACCTGGGCAAGAAGATCGAGGCCTTCGAAATGAAGATGGTGTCCATCGCCATCCTGGTCACGCCGCTGCTCGTGCTGGTTGGCACCGCCATCGCGGTAATGCTCGCCGACGGCCGGGCCGGCATCGCCAATCCGGGTGCCCACGGCTTCTCGGAAATCCTCTATGCCTTCACTTCGGCCGCCAACAACAACGGCAGCGCGTTCGCCGGCCTGTCCGCCAACACGCCGTTCTACAACGTGATGCTCGGTATTGCCATGTGGTTCGGCCGCTTCGGCGTGATCGTGCCGGTGCTCGCTATCGCCGGTTCGCTGGCTGCCAAGAAGCGCATCGCCGTCGGCGCCGGCACGCTGCCGACACATGGCCCGCTGTTCGTCACGCTGCTGATCGGCACGGTATTGCTGGTCGGCCTCCTGAATTACGTCCCGGCGCTGGCCCTTGGCCCCGTCATCGAGCACCTCGTGCTCTCGGCCGCTCACTAA
- the kdpB gene encoding potassium-transporting ATPase subunit KdpB, producing MTRKTFTLFDPALAVPAVADAFRKLNPAVQWRNPVMFVVYVGSILTTILWLQALGGQGEAPAGFILMITIWLWFTVLFANFAEALAEGRSKAQAASLRGLKKETWAKKLLEPKHDAKWVMTPASELRKDHVVLIQAHETIPADGEVIEGVASVDESAITGESAPVIRESGGDFSAVTGGTRVLSDWIVVRVTVNPGETFVDRMIAMVENAKRQKTPNEIALTILLVALTIVFLGVVVTLLPFSMFSVDVAGSGTPISITVLIALLVCLIPTTIAGLLSAIGVAGMSRMMQANVIATSGRAVEAAGDVDVLLMDKTGTITLGNRQASAFLPADDVSEAELADAAQLASLADETPEGRSVVVLAKQRYQIRERDIHALDAHFVHFSAHTRMSGVDMAGRQVRKGAADAIKKHVEALGGKFPPSVLGYVEEVARRGSTPLVVADGTRVMGVIELKDIVKGGIKERFAELRKMGIKTVMVTGDNRITAAAIAAEAGVDDFLPEATPEAKLALIREYQSEGRLVAMTGDGTNDAPALAQADVAVAMNTGTQAAKEAGNMVDLDSNPTKLIEVVETGKQMLMTRGSLTTFSIANDIAKYFAIIPAAFVTTYPQLAALNVMGLASPASAILSAVIFNALIIVFLIPLALKGVKYRPLGAATLLRQNLAIYGLGGVIVPFIGIKLIDLAIAAVGLA from the coding sequence ATGACACGCAAAACTTTTACCCTGTTCGATCCGGCGCTGGCCGTTCCGGCCGTCGCCGATGCCTTCCGCAAACTCAACCCGGCCGTGCAATGGCGTAATCCCGTGATGTTCGTCGTCTACGTCGGCAGCATCCTGACCACCATCCTCTGGCTGCAAGCGCTCGGTGGCCAGGGCGAGGCACCGGCCGGTTTCATCCTGATGATCACCATCTGGTTGTGGTTCACGGTGCTCTTCGCCAATTTTGCCGAAGCGCTGGCCGAAGGCCGCAGCAAGGCGCAGGCTGCTTCGCTGCGCGGCCTGAAGAAGGAAACCTGGGCCAAGAAGCTGCTTGAGCCGAAGCATGATGCAAAGTGGGTGATGACCCCGGCGAGTGAGCTGCGGAAGGATCACGTTGTTCTGATCCAGGCTCATGAAACCATCCCTGCCGACGGCGAAGTCATCGAAGGCGTCGCCTCGGTGGACGAATCCGCCATCACCGGCGAATCGGCACCGGTCATCCGCGAATCGGGCGGCGACTTCTCGGCGGTCACCGGCGGCACCCGCGTGCTGTCCGACTGGATCGTCGTCCGGGTCACGGTGAATCCCGGCGAAACCTTCGTCGACCGCATGATCGCCATGGTCGAGAACGCCAAGCGTCAGAAGACGCCGAACGAAATCGCCCTGACCATCCTGCTCGTCGCGCTGACCATCGTCTTCCTTGGCGTCGTGGTTACCTTGCTGCCCTTCTCGATGTTCAGCGTCGACGTGGCCGGATCCGGTACGCCGATCAGTATCACCGTGCTGATTGCGCTGCTCGTCTGCCTGATCCCGACCACCATTGCTGGCCTGCTCTCAGCCATCGGCGTCGCCGGCATGAGCCGCATGATGCAGGCCAACGTCATCGCCACCTCCGGCCGCGCCGTCGAAGCGGCCGGCGACGTCGATGTGCTGCTGATGGACAAGACCGGCACGATCACACTTGGCAATCGCCAAGCCTCCGCTTTCCTGCCAGCCGATGACGTCAGCGAAGCCGAACTGGCCGATGCCGCCCAGCTCGCCTCGCTGGCTGACGAAACCCCGGAAGGCCGTAGCGTCGTGGTACTGGCCAAACAGCGTTACCAGATTCGCGAGCGCGACATTCACGCCCTGGATGCCCACTTTGTGCACTTCTCGGCCCATACCCGCATGAGCGGGGTGGACATGGCCGGTCGCCAAGTGCGCAAGGGTGCCGCCGATGCCATCAAAAAGCATGTCGAAGCCCTCGGCGGCAAATTCCCGCCATCCGTACTGGGCTATGTCGAGGAAGTCGCCCGCCGCGGCAGCACGCCGCTGGTGGTCGCCGACGGCACCCGCGTCATGGGCGTCATCGAACTCAAGGACATCGTCAAGGGCGGCATCAAGGAACGTTTCGCCGAACTGCGCAAGATGGGTATCAAGACCGTCATGGTGACTGGTGACAACCGCATCACGGCAGCCGCCATCGCCGCCGAAGCCGGGGTCGACGACTTCCTGCCGGAAGCGACGCCGGAAGCCAAGCTCGCCCTGATTCGCGAGTATCAGTCCGAAGGCCGGCTGGTCGCCATGACCGGCGACGGCACCAACGACGCCCCGGCGCTGGCCCAGGCCGACGTCGCGGTGGCCATGAACACCGGCACGCAAGCGGCCAAGGAAGCCGGCAACATGGTCGACCTCGATTCCAACCCGACCAAGCTGATCGAGGTCGTCGAAACCGGCAAGCAGATGCTGATGACGCGCGGTTCGCTGACGACGTTCTCCATCGCCAACGATATCGCCAAGTACTTCGCCATCATCCCGGCGGCTTTCGTGACGACCTATCCGCAACTCGCCGCGCTCAACGTCATGGGCCTGGCCAGCCCGGCCTCGGCGATCCTGTCGGCGGTGATCTTCAACGCCCTGATCATCGTCTTCCTGATCCCGCTGGCCTTGAAGGGCGTCAAATACCGCCCGCTCGGTGCGGCGACCCTGCTGCGCCAGAACCTGGCGATCTACGGCCTGGGCGGTGTCATCGTTCCCTTTATCGGCATCAAGCTGATCGACCTGGCAATTGCCGCTGTTGGTCTGGCCTGA
- the kdpC gene encoding potassium-transporting ATPase subunit KdpC: MKTLLRPAVSLFVLLTAVTGVVYPLAVTGIAKAAFPEAASGSLIVKDGKAVGSSLIGQNFTDPKYFWGRPSATGPMPYNASASGGSNQGPLNPALVDAVKGRIDALKAADPDNKLPIPADLVNASASGLDPHISPAAADYQIERVARIRKLPREAVRTLVDQHTEGRQWGVFGEPRVNVLQLNIALDSLR, from the coding sequence ATGAAAACCCTGTTGCGTCCCGCCGTCAGCCTCTTCGTGCTGCTCACCGCCGTCACCGGCGTCGTCTATCCGCTCGCTGTGACCGGCATCGCCAAGGCCGCCTTCCCCGAGGCGGCCAGTGGCAGCCTGATCGTCAAGGATGGCAAGGCGGTCGGCTCCAGTCTGATCGGCCAGAACTTCACTGATCCCAAGTATTTCTGGGGCCGCCCTTCGGCCACCGGGCCGATGCCGTACAACGCCAGCGCTTCCGGCGGCTCCAATCAGGGGCCGCTCAATCCGGCCTTGGTCGATGCCGTCAAGGGGCGGATCGACGCCCTGAAGGCGGCCGATCCCGACAACAAGCTGCCGATTCCGGCCGATCTGGTCAATGCCTCGGCCAGCGGTCTCGACCCGCACATCAGCCCTGCTGCCGCCGATTATCAGATCGAACGCGTTGCCCGGATACGCAAGCTTCCGCGGGAAGCTGTCAGGACGCTGGTCGACCAGCACACCGAAGGCCGCCAATGGGGCGTCTTCGGCGAACCCCGCGTCAATGTGCTGCAACTCAATATCGCGCTTGATTCACTTCGTTAA
- a CDS encoding PTS sugar transporter subunit IIA produces MNTISELLGADDIIFDLHVTTKSQLFEEIGRHMEAKHGMPQAWVVLSLSRREEVGSTGLGNGIAVPHARIKDLERIQLAYFHLASPIPFAAPDGEPVSDVLVLLVPKQATEEHLRILADATQMFSDAGFRERLCRCSLPAQAKKQFDAWPLPA; encoded by the coding sequence TTGAATACCATCTCCGAACTTCTCGGTGCCGACGACATCATTTTCGACCTGCATGTGACGACCAAGAGCCAGCTCTTTGAAGAAATCGGCAGGCATATGGAGGCAAAGCACGGCATGCCGCAAGCCTGGGTCGTACTCAGCCTGTCCCGGCGGGAAGAAGTCGGATCGACCGGCCTGGGCAACGGCATTGCCGTACCCCATGCCCGCATCAAGGATCTTGAGCGGATACAGCTGGCCTACTTCCATCTCGCCTCGCCGATTCCCTTTGCTGCGCCCGATGGCGAGCCGGTCTCCGACGTTCTTGTCCTGCTCGTACCCAAGCAGGCCACCGAAGAGCACCTGCGCATCCTGGCCGACGCCACGCAAATGTTCTCCGACGCCGGATTCCGCGAGCGCTTGTGCCGATGCTCCCTGCCTGCCCAGGCCAAGAAGCAGTTCGACGCCTGGCCGCTCCCGGCCTGA
- the corA gene encoding magnesium/cobalt transporter CorA → MLINCVAYENGSRLADMAVEEISDYLAKPDCFVWVALRDATAQELDQMQEEFALHELAVEDARHGHQRPKIEEYGDSVFAVMHLLEENNGEFNIGEVNVFVGRNYVLSVRNHSQQGFLGVRERCEREPHLLCHGAGFVLYALMDAVVDRYFPIMDRLESELDEIEQQIFAKGAARSNIERLYDLKRKITLLKHAVAPTMEAAAKLSGSRGPEVCANSRDYFRDVYDHLARINASLDNIRDTIGTAIQVNLSMVTIEDGEVNKKLAAWAGIFAVATAFAGVWGMNFKAMPELQWEFGYPLALLAISASCTALYANFRRVGWL, encoded by the coding sequence ATGCTGATCAATTGTGTCGCCTACGAAAACGGCTCGCGCCTGGCCGACATGGCTGTCGAGGAAATCAGCGACTATCTGGCCAAGCCGGATTGCTTCGTCTGGGTGGCGCTGCGCGATGCGACAGCGCAGGAACTGGATCAGATGCAGGAAGAGTTCGCCCTGCACGAACTGGCCGTCGAAGATGCCCGGCATGGTCACCAGCGGCCGAAGATCGAGGAGTATGGCGATTCGGTGTTCGCCGTCATGCACCTGCTGGAAGAGAACAATGGCGAGTTCAATATCGGCGAGGTCAATGTCTTCGTCGGCCGGAACTACGTTCTGTCGGTCAGAAACCATAGCCAGCAGGGTTTTCTCGGGGTGCGCGAACGCTGCGAGCGGGAGCCGCATCTGCTCTGTCACGGGGCGGGCTTCGTCCTCTATGCCCTGATGGATGCGGTTGTCGACCGCTACTTTCCGATCATGGACCGGCTGGAGTCGGAACTCGATGAAATCGAGCAACAAATATTTGCCAAGGGCGCGGCCCGCAGCAATATCGAACGGCTCTATGACCTGAAACGCAAGATCACCCTCCTCAAGCATGCCGTCGCGCCGACGATGGAGGCCGCCGCCAAGCTTTCGGGCAGCCGTGGGCCGGAGGTGTGCGCCAACAGCCGCGACTACTTCCGCGACGTCTACGATCACCTCGCCCGGATCAACGCCTCGCTCGACAACATCAGGGACACCATCGGCACTGCCATCCAGGTCAATCTTTCCATGGTGACCATCGAAGATGGTGAAGTGAACAAAAAATTGGCGGCCTGGGCCGGCATTTTTGCCGTCGCCACCGCTTTTGCCGGTGTCTGGGGAATGAACTTCAAGGCCATGCCCGAACTGCAATGGGAGTTTGGCTACCCGCTGGCGCTGCTGGCTATCAGTGCCTCCTGCACGGCGCTGTACGCGAATTTCAGGCGTGTCGGATGGCTTTGA